The following are from one region of the Periophthalmus magnuspinnatus isolate fPerMag1 chromosome 5, fPerMag1.2.pri, whole genome shotgun sequence genome:
- the kiaa1328 gene encoding protein hinderin: MAASKANLHKTGIFWINDVSDEEQPLAFVPGVNRGIPFVSAPHSSNKGRTRQEQAAVKRPTLRSTPRQRERGNSGGHKLRQRECSGGSSSEKVPLSTLEDQTARGPNVFLQLSQVERERSHISLKDLCPEDKKRIANLIQELARVSEEKEESVQRFLDEQGQFEQKILELEAQNLIIAKERERLQQQYKECQELMGLYQLYLKEQQDKLDSQMRAEEASHSSTYGCADKANRTNQANANLVNGSVCDGSYLSLAPAHGHQAHFCPTTHHATVPQPQLQHLLSNHHPTAQYHHPTAALHSQVLHPQVLCPQHLHNSAPPSAPHPSAGHVTSDAILPVSTGACQCHQPKPKEALYSRDPSTDADLGPDSGYETQPMNKTCNKHQRSTAGSSSLGLESQDWDQRKNQLLMQKIQLEEERERLQRRLSEQEQRRSKEEQKRSQEESSQHNRFADPKLASPAETGPLPSQTPSASRHAMKNEQKEGYAQEHSTEETSFRRDMDTSQRPLASPETRLDLSLSELLEIFSPVCPSSKQRSTTCRPKAALQPPHSSFRNHAPLISGPTPFRSHTPLTADSHLDLEESRILEDIFFIL, from the exons atggcggcATCGAAAGCAAACCTGCACAAAACGGGAATATTTTGGATAAATGATG tGTCGGACGAAGAGCAGCCTCTGGCGTTTGTTCCTG GTGTGAACAGAGGAATTCCATTTGTGTCTGCACCTCACAGCTCAAATAAAGGAAGAACCAGGCAGGAGCAGGCTGCAGTGAAAAGGCCGACACTGAGATCCACACCcaggcagagggagagggggaattCAGGAGGGCACAAGCTTAGGCAGAGGGAGTGTTCAGGGGGCAGCAGCTCAGAGAAAGTCCCCCTCTCTACACTGGAGGACCAAACTGCAAGAGGACCAAATGTTTTTCTACAACTGTCACAG gtggagagagagaggagccataTCTCTCTTAAAGACCTGTGTCCTGAAGATAAGAAGAGGATTGCCAACCTCATTCAGGAACTGGCCAG GGTcagtgaggagaaggaggagtcaGTCCAGCGCTTCTTGGATGAGCAGGGACAGTTTGAGCAGAAGATTCTGGAGCTGGAGGCGCAGAATTTGATCATCGCTAAGGAACGAGAGA GACTCCAGCAGCAGTACAAAGAGTGTCAGGAGCTGATGGGCCTGTACCAGCTCTACCTCAAAGAACAACAGGACAAACTGGACTCACAG atgagagcagaggaggcCTCACACAGCAGCACGTACGGCTGTGCAGACAAAGCTAATAGAACGAACCAAGCTAACGCTAACCTAGTTAACGGCTCAGTGTGTGATGGCTCCTACCTCAGCCTGGCCCCCGCTCATGGACACCAGGCGCATTTCTGTCCTACTACCCATCATGCAACTGTCCCTCAGCCACAGCTCCAACATCTACTGTCAAACCACCACCCTACGGCCCAGTACCACCATCCTACTGCAGCCCTACACAGTCAGGTCCTACACCCTCAAGTCCTATGCCCTCAG cacctacacaactctgCACCACCCTCTGCCCCCCATCCCAGTGCAGGCCATGTGACGAGTGACGCCATCCTCCCTGTGAGCACCGGGGCCTGTCAGTGCCACCAACCCAAGCCAAAGGAAGCTCTCTACTCCCGTGATCCAAGTACAGATGCAGACCTGGGTCCAGACAGCGGATATGAGACCCAGCCAATGAACAAGACCTGCAATAAGCACCAGAG GTCAACTGCAGGCTCCTCCAGTCTGGGTCTCGAGTCTCAGGACTGGGACCAGAGGAAGAACCAGCTCCTGATGCAGAAGATCCaactagaggaggagagagagagactgcagaGGAGGCTGAGCgagcaggagcagagaaggagcaaagaggagcagaagaggagccaggaggAGAGTTCACAACACAACAG ATTTGCAGATCCTAAACTCGCTTCACCAGCAGAGACTGGGCCTCTGCCGTCACAGACTCCTTCAGCCTCCAG GCACGCGATGAAAAACGAGCAGAAAGAGGGTTATGCCCAAGAGCACAGCACag AGGAGACGAGCTTCAGGAGAGACATGGACACTTCTCAACGCCCTCTCGCCAGTCCAGAGACCAG ACTGGACCTGTCTTTGTCTGAGTTACTGGAGATCTTCAGCCCTGTGTGTCCCAGCAGCAAACAGAGGAGCACCACATGCAGGCCTAAAGCAGCACTGCagcctcctcactcctccttcaggaACCACGCCCCTCTGATCTCAGGCCCCACCCCCTTCAGAAGCCACACCCCGCTGACCGCTGACTCTCACCTCGACCTGGAGGAGAGCCGTATCCTGGAGGACATCTTCTTTATCCTCTGA